One Urocitellus parryii isolate mUroPar1 chromosome 8, mUroPar1.hap1, whole genome shotgun sequence DNA window includes the following coding sequences:
- the LOC113178516 gene encoding PRAME family member 12-like, whose product MSIQSPPRLLELAGRRLLSNKSMAVLILEDLPIELFPPLFVEAFSRGHTEVLKKMVQAWPFTCLPLGALMKKPQLEMLRVALDGLDMLLAQQDRPRRWKLQVLDLRMVPRNFWRKWSGDMVDACSPEDIKKNRTLKLGPAMTAKLPLKIFIDLCLTEGPLDEFLTVLFLWVTQRRDRLHLCCNVLRLLQLDFVKKVEVHCTWVPSTLAAYAPFLGQMRNLRKLLVSQVRMPTHTSPEKQEWLLSQLSFQFLRMDCLRKFCVDGVLLLEGHLEQVLRNLKTPLETLSITNCPLSDSDWNYLSRCPNTSQLRHLDLRYIKLTNFSPEPLKILLETVASTLNRLDLEACGIADSQLQAILPALSRCSKLRTFCFCRNRISMSVLRDLLCHTARLSQLSIELYPAPLESYDAQGAIHLERCSLLCAELIALLKDFRQPKVLIFDTVPCPQCGHMFIYNQGLIHCFCPTAA is encoded by the exons ATGAGCATCCAGTCCCCACCCAGGCTCCTGGAGCTGGCAGGGCGCCGCCTGCTGAGCAACAAGTCCATGGCGGTCCTGATTCTGGAGGACCTGCCcatagagctcttcccaccactctttgtggaggccttcagcaggggacacactgaggtcctgaagaaaatggtgcaggcctggcccttcacctgcctgcccctgggggcccTGATGAAAAAGCCACAGCTTGAGATGCTCAGAGTGGCACTGGATGGGCTGGACatgctgcttgcccagcaggatcgccccag gaggtggaaactgcaggtaCTGGATTTGCGGATGGTTCCAAGGAACTTCTGGAGAAAGTGGTCTGGAGACATGGTCGATGCCTGCTCACCAGAGGACATTAAGAAAAATCGAACATTGAAACTTGGTCCAGCAATGACAGCTAAGCTGCCCTTGAAGATTTTCATAGACTTGTGCCTCACAGAAGGGCCCCTGGATGAATTCCTGACTGTCTTGTTCCTATGGGTaacacagagaagggacaggctgcacctgtgttgcaat gtcctgagactgTTGCAGCTGGACTTTGTCAAGAAGGTGGAAGTGCACTGCACCTGGgtgccctccaccttggctgcttatgctcctttcttgggccagatgaggaacctgaggaagctgcttgtctccCAGGTCCGCATGCCTACCCACACCTCCCCAGAGAAGCAGGAGTGGCTGCTCTCCCAGCTCAGCTTTCAGTTCCTCAGGATGGACTGCCTGCGGAAGTTCTGTGTGGATGGTGTCCTCCTCCTCGAGGGCCACCTGGAACAGGTTCTGAG GAACCTGAAGACCCCTCTGGAGACCCTCTCAATAACCAACTGCCCGCTCTCAGATTCCGACTGGAATTATCTCTCCCGATGCCCAAACACCAGCCAGCTAAGGCACCTGGATCTGAGATACATCAAACTGACCAATTTCAGTCCAGAGCCCCTCAAAATTCTGCTGGAGACTGTTGCCTCCACTTTGAACAGGTTGGACTTGGAAGCGTGTGGGATTGCAGACTCCCAGCTCCAAGCCatcctgcctgccctgagccGCTGTTCTAAGCTCAGGACCTTTTGCTTTTGCCGGAATCGCATCTCCATGTCAGTCCTCAGGGACCTGCTCTGTCACACTGCCAGGTTGAGCCAGTTGAGCATAGAGCTataccctgcccctctggagagctatgatgccCAGGGTGCCATCCACCTGGAGAGATGTTCCCTACTCTGTGCTGAGCTCATAGCACTATTGAAGGACTTTAGGCAGCCAAAGGTCCTTATTTTTGATACTGTGCCCTGTCCTCAATGTGGCCacatgttcatctacaaccagGGCCTCATTCACTGTTTCTGTCCAACAGCTGCCTAG